CCAACGCGCTCACCCACGGCGAGCCTCCGGTACGCCTGTCCCTCTGGACCGACCGCCGGCACCTCTGGGTCCAGGTGACCGATCACGGCGCACGACGGCCACGCCGCCTGCGCCTGGACGTGGAAGCGGTACACGGCCGCGGCATGGCGATCGTCGCCGCACTGGCGGACGACACAGGAGTGGCACCACTCACCGATTCCCCCGGCAAGGCGGTCTGGGCCTGCTGGCGCCTCAGGTGAGCCCCCTGCCGTCCGGCCGCGTGCCGGCGAGGTCAGGGATCAGGTCCCGCGGGTCGGCGCGTGCCGGCACCACCGGTGGGGACGGAATTGTCGCGGGAGACCGCTAGTGTCCTTGGCGAGGTGCCGCACCTGATCTCGGGGGGCCAACGGTGACCGTGCTGGCGGGGCCGCATGCGACGGCGGTCGAGGCGTCGGTGGAGCGGCTGGTGTTCGTGCGGGAGGACGAATACACCGTCGCGCGGGTGAGTGCCGACGGGGTGGGGGAGTTCGTGGCGTCGGGGCGAGCACTGGCGGGGGTGCAGCCGGGGGAGACGGTGCGGCTGACGGGGGAGTGGGATCGGCATCCCCGGCACGGTGGACGTCTGGTGGTGGAGCTGTGCGAGCGGGTGGTGCCGTCCACGGTGCGGGCCATCCGGCTGTACCTGGGGTCGGGGCTGATCCGGGGGATCGGGCCGCGGCTGGCGCACGCGATCGTCAGCCACTTCGGGGAGCAGACGCTCACGGTGATCGACACGGCACCCGAGCGACTCACCGAGGTGATCAACATCGGGGTCACCCGGCAGGCGCAGATCGTGCAGGCGTGGGCCGAGCAGAAGGCGATCGCCGCGCTGATGATCGTCCTGCAGGGCTTCGGGGTCAGCCCGCTGCTCGCGGCCAAGATCTACCAGGTGTTCGGCGACGACTCGGGCGAGGTCCTCGCCACCGACCCCTACCGGCTGATCGGCCGGGTCAGGGGCATCGCGTTCCACACGGCCGACCGCATCGCGCTGCGTTCGGGGGTGCCGGAGTCCAGCCCCCGGCGGGTCCAGGCGGCGGTCGTCGACCGGCTCGACTCGGCGGCGGCGCGCGACGGCCACTGCTTCCTGCCGCTGCCCGCGCTGGTCGCCGCGGTGGCCGAGCTCGTCGGCCAGGACGACGACCTGGTCCACCGGGCCGTGGACGCGCTGGCCGCCGAGCGTCGCGTCGTCGTGGAGGCGTCGCCGTCCGACCCGGGCCAGGCGGTGGTGTACGCCAAGGAGCAGCACGCGCGCGAGGTCGCGCTCGCGGGGCACCTGGCCCGGCTCCTCACGGCCCGCTCCACTCTCCCGATGCGCGCCTACGCCGAGGACGAGAGCCTGGACGAGGACCAGCGTGCCGCGGTGAACCTGGCGCTGACCAGCACCGTGTCCGTCATCACCGGCGGCCCCGGCTGCGGCAAGAGCCACACGCTGAAGGTGATCGCGGCGACCGTGCGGGCCATGGGTGGCACCGTCACCCTGGCCGCGCCGACAGGCAAGGCGGCCCGCCGGCTGTCGGAGCTCACCGGCCTGCCCGCGACGACCGTGCACCGGCTGCTCGCGCGGCGGCCGGAGCCCGAGGAGGGCCTGCTGTTCCACCGGTCCCCGGCCGAGGCCGACCTGGTCGTGGTGGACGAGGCCTCCATGCTGGACCTCCACCTGGCCACCCGGCTGGCGTCCGCGATCCCGTCCGGCGGCCACCTGCTGCTGGTCGGGGACGGCGACCAGTTGCCGAGCATCGGGCCCGGCAGCGTCCTGGCCGACCTGCTGCGTGTGCCGGGCATCCCGCGGGTGCGGCTGACCCGGGTGTTCCGTCAGGCGCAGGACAGCGGCATCGTCCGGGCCGCGCACCGCGTCCGGGCCGGTGAGCTGCCCGGCCTGCCCGGCGGGGGCGGCTTCTGGTTCGAGGAGCTGGCGGACCCCGAGCAGGTGGCCGACCGGGTGGTCCACCTGGCGACGGTGGCGATCCCCCGCAAGCAGAGCGTCACCGCCGACCGGGTCCAGGTGCTGTGCCCGATGCGCGGCGGCGTCACCGGCACCGCCGAGCTCGGCCGCAGGTTGCAGGAACGCCTGAACCCCGCGCGCGAGGGTGCGCCGGAGCACTGGTCGGGCCCGTCGGTCTTCCGGGCCGGGGACCGCGTGATGCCGATCCGCAACAACTACGACAAAGGCGTGTTCAACGGCGAGACCGCCACGGTCACCGCCGTGGACCCGCAGGAAAGGCTGATCGAGATCCGCACCGACGAGGGGGAGACCGTGCGCTACTCCTTCGGCGAGCTGGACGAGCTCAGTCACGCCTACGCGATCAGCGTGCACCGTTCCCAGGGCAGCGAGTACCCGTTCGTGGTCGCGCCGATCGTCGCCGAGGCGGGAGGGGTGATGCTCCGCCGGCAGTTGCTGTACACGCTGGTCACCCGGGCGAAATCGTGGGTGGTGCTTGTCGGCGACCGCGAGGCCCTCGAACTGGCCGTGCACCGTACGGGCCGCCGCAGGCACACAGGCCTGGCCCCGAGACTCGCCCTCGCTCTGGACGGCTGACGCACCCCGCCGCGTGCCACCCCAGTACCATCGTGCAATGACCGATATGACCGAAACCACGCCAGGCTGGCTCAGTCCCGAGGACCTGGAGTCGGCCAGGGCGCGGATGCCGATCCTCTACGTCGACGCGGTGCCTGTGCGGGTGGACGACAAGGGAGTCGTGACCCGGGTCGGCCTGCTGCTGCGCATCGGATCGGACGGCCTGGTCAGCCGCGCTCTCGTCTCCGGCCGCGTCCTGCACCATGAGCGTGTCCGTGACGCGTTGATGCGCCACCTGGAGAAGGACCTCGGCCCGGTGGCGCTGCCGCACGTCCCCGCGTCGCCGCAGCCGTTCACCATCGCCGAGTACTTCCCGACGCCGGGGGTCACGCCGTACCACGACCCCCGGCAGCACGCCGTCTCGCTGGCGTACGTCGTCCCGGTGGCCGGCGACTGCCGTCCCCGGCAGGACGCGCTCGACCTGGTGTGGTTCACCCCGGAGGAGGCCGTGTCCCCCGGGGTGCAGCAGGAGATGACCGGCGGGCAGGGCACGCTCCTGAAGCAGGCGCTGGCTTTCGCCGGCCGCCTCGTCTGACGGCCCCCCGTCAGCCGGGGACGAGGGCCGGGGTGGGAGTGACCCGGTGACCGCTCGACTCGGCGAGGTGCGCGAACCGGACGGCGTTGTGGAGCGCGGCGGCGTTGGGGTCGTTGTTGAAGTAGACGTAGATGTCGCCCCCCGGCCAGGTGCTCGTCAGGCGGTGCAGCCACGACCGCAGTGAACGTTCGCCGTAGGACGGCCACGGGGTGGCGCGGCCCTGGTGGAAACGCATGTAGCCCCAGCCGGCGGTGCGCCACAGCGGGGTGGCGGGACGGCCGAGGACATCGGCCCAGCACAAAGTGGCGCCGTGGGTGGTGAGCACGTCGCGCACCTGCGGCGTCCACCAGGAGGCGTGGCGGGGTTCCACGGCCACGCGCACCTGGGACGGGAAGCGGCGCAGGCACTCGTCCAGGCGTGCGGGATCGGCCTGCAGGGTCGGGGGGAGTTGCAGGAGGACCGGCCCCAGTTTGGGACCGAGACCCTCGGCGGCGGCGAGCAGGCGGTGGACCGGTTCCTCAGGGTCCTTCAGGCGTTTGATGTGGGTGAGGAACCGGCTGGCCTTGACCGCCATGACGAAGCCGTCCGGGGTGCGGTCGCGCCACGACGCGAAGGTCTCGCGGGACGGCAGGCGGTAGAAGGCGTTGTTGTTCTCCACCGTCGCGAAGGAGCCGGCGTAGCGTTCCAGCCAGAGGCGCTGGGGGACGCTGCGGTACAGGACGTCCCGCCAGTGCGCGTACTGCCAGCCGGAGGTGCCGACGAGGATCACCAGGACCATCCCCTCTCGGGGACTGCATGCCCGAGGCGGCCCGCGTCACACCCGGCCGAGGAGCTCCTCGAATCCCTCGCACGATATCGCCGGCGAATTCCAGGTGCGGGCCACCAGGCATCCCAACGGTTTCGGGACGCCGGAATGGACGATGAGCAATGGCCGGCCCCCACGGCACCGTCGCAGGACATCCCGGACCGAATATCCCGGACAGTGACGCTGATCGCTACTGAACGCGATGTGCCACCGAGCGCTGTTTCTCAGCCGGATGCGGCCGGACTGGATTCCAGCCCGGCGATGTGCTCGGTCGTCGACCATCCCCCCCGGACGCAAGAATGTTCTTGCTCGCATATGAGCCTGACCAGCACGCGCCGCGTCGTGGCGAACCGTGAGGGTGAAATTCGTGCCCCTTCGGGGAAACAGCCCGTGAACCGCCTGTCAGGAGCCGTGACACGGGCCCACGTCCCGACAAGGCTGACCCACCCGCGCCTGCCACCGGACCCCATCAATGACGAAACGGGTCCCTGGAAGCAGTGCATAGCCCGGGCCATTTAGTTGAGGCGAGGAATTTCCCCACTGATCGAGCCTTGGAGACAGGTTTTCGTGATATCGCTATAGGCTCCATCATCATGATTATGAATATCTTGAAGACGGGCCGCAGGGTCCCCGCCCTGATCTCGGCGGTGATGGCCTGCCTCGTGATGGGTGTGCCGGCCCAGGCGGACACCGCGAGAACCACTGACGGCGCCGTCGTCATGACCGATGCCGGCGCGGTGCGTGGCACTGTCGCCACCGATCACCGCCGCTTCCAGGGCATTCCCTTCGCCGCGCCGCCGGTCGGCGCGTTACGGTGGGTGCCGCCGCGTCCTGCCGAGCCGTGGCGGGGAGTGCGCGACGCCTCCCGGCCGGGGAATCGCTGCGCGCAGAACGCCGACGCCATCTCAGGGCTACCCGGCAGCGCCTCCGAGGACTGCCTCTACCTCGATGTCACCACGCCGCGAAGCTCGCGCGGCCTCCGGCCGGTCATGGTGTGGGTGCACGGAGGCGGGTTCAGCGGCGGCTCCGGCAGCGACTACGACGTGCGGCGTCTGGCCGTCCGGGGTGACGTCCTGGTCGTCACGGTCAACTACCGGCTGGGGGCTTTCGGGTTCTTCGGGTACCCGGGGCTGGCCGGCTCGGGCACCTTCGGGCTGATGGACCAGCAGGCGGCGCTGCGCTGGGTACGTCGCAACGCGGTGGCGTTCGGCGGGGATCCCCGCCGGGTGACCCTGTTCGGCCAGTCCGCGGGAGGTGACAGCATGTGCGCACAGCTCGCCTCGCCGGCGGCGCGGGGGCTCTTCCACCGGGTGGTGATCCAGAGCGGGTCCTGCACCGAGCTGAACGTGCCGGACGTGATGTTCCCCGGCGTCGGCGCCGAGTACGACACCTGGAAGCCGCGCGCGCTCGCCGAGGGCATCGGTTCGCGGGTGGCGTCCCGGCTCGGCTGCGCCGACCCGGCCACGGCTCTGGAATGCCTGCGCCGTGTCCCGGTGGCCGATCTGCTGGCGCCGCAACAGCCGCCGGTGTTCTGGAGCCCGGCGTACGGCACACCCACCCTTCCCGTCCATCCCGCGCGGGCACTACGCGACGGCGCGTTCAACCGCGTACCGGTGCTGGCCGGGACGACCCGCGACGAGGGCTCCTTCTTCGCCGCCACCTACCCGCCCCTCGACGAGACCGCCTACCGGGGCCTGCTCGCGCTCTCCTTCGGCGGCGACGCCGAACGGGTGGCCGAGCTCTACCCGGCGGGAACGTCGCCACGTCAAGCCTTGGGCTCGGTGATCAGCGACCGTGGGTACGCTTGCCCGAACCGGCGCAACGACCAGCTACTCGCCCGCTGGGTGCCCGTCCACGGATACGAGTTCGCCGACCGCGACGCTCCCCAGTCGTTCGAGTTCCCGCAGCCGCGTGACTTCCCCCTCGGGGCCTACCACGCCTCGGAGCTCCCCTACCTGTACGACATCATGGGCCTGGACATCACCCTGACGCCGGACCAGCGACGGCTGGGGGACACGATGATCGGCTACTGGAGCCGCTTCGCCACCGTGGGCAAGCCGGACGTCACCTGGCCCCCGGTGCCGCTGGTGCGGTCTCTGGAACCGGGCGGCGTGCGCACCGCCGACCTGAACACCCGGCACAACTGCGACTTCTGGGATTCCCTGCTCTGAGCCGGCGTCGGGTGTCATGGCGAGAGGAATTCGCCGCACTCCGCAGGAGGTGCCGGTCGGGGTGAAGGGCATGTGAAAGCCGCGAAATTTCCGGCGTATGACACTAGTCGCCCCCCGAGGCCTTCTTGCCGCCCCATCCGGCCAGCGACAGACTGGCGGCGACGGCCAGGCCGTAGCAGGCCAGCCGCACGCCGAAGCCGCCGGGGAGCCAGGCGAGCAGTCCGGCGTTCTCATGGTCCACGAGCAGCCGGACCGCTCCCTGCGCGCCGACGACGAGCAGCACCATGCCGGCGACCAGCCCTGTCACGTTCCTCATCGAATCCCCTAAGTTTGTGGTGCGATCGCACCATAACATGGTTTTGGTACGATCGCACCAGCAAGGAAGGGACGGACATGCCCCGACAGGCGGATCACGACCTGCGCCGCCGGCAGATCGCGCAGGCCGTGTGGCGGCTCGCCGCACGGGGCGGCCTGGAGGACGTCACACTGCGGAACGTCGCCGCCGAGGCCGGGGTCTCGGTGCGGCTGCTGCAGTACTACTTCGGCACCCGTTCCCGGCTCCTGCTCGGCGCTCTGGAGATCCTCAACGCCGACGCCGAGCGACACGCCAAGGAACGGCTGGAACGGCTCGGCCCGGACCCCGGGGTCCGGGCCGCCGTCCGCATGGTGTTGCTCGAACTGCTTCCCCTGGACGAGGAACGACGCAACCGCCACCTGGTGTACGTCGCGTACTTCGTCCGCTTCCTCACCGACCCGGCCCTCGCCGAGGCCGTACGCGACACCCCCCACGCACTGGAGGAACTGGTCGCCGGCCTCCTCGCGCAGGGCCAGGCGACCGGCCTGGTCCCCCCGGACGTCGCCACCGGCCCGGAAGGCGCCTTCCTGGTCGCGGCCGCCGGCGGGCTGCAGGCCGGCATGCTGCTCGGCCAGTACACCGCCGAACAGGTCGTGTCCCTGATCGACCACCAGCTCGGCCGCCTGTTCGGCTGAGGGCGGCTGACCGTGCTCAGATCTCGGCCAGCCGGCCCAGCAGCCCGGCCGCGGTCTCGACGTCCTCGGTGAGCGGCCGGTCCCCGGTGCGAGGGTCCAGAACGGCCGCGGCGACGGCGAAGGCCTCGCCGGCCGGGGTGGCGGGGGAGAGGGCACGGCCGCGCAGGGCCCGAACGGCGGTGACGAGCTCGCACGCCAGCACCAGGCGGTAGGCGCGGCCGGCATCGAGGGTCTGCCGGGCGGCCTGGGAGGCGAAGCTGGCGTGCTCCTCCAGGCCGCGGGACACCGCGGTGTGGCCGAGCGAGGCCGGGTACGCGCGGGCACGCAGCTCGGCCAGCGCCGAGGACGCCGAGTACTCCAGCACCATCAGGCCCGAACTGCCGTCCGGGCCGTCGGCGAGGAAGGGGCGCAGGCCGGTGAAGGCCGGGTCCATGAGGGACGACAGGCGGGCCGCCGACAGGTGCGCGGTGTTCAGCACCGCCAGCCGCAGGTGGTCCAGCGCGAGGGTGAGGGACGCGAGGTGGAACCCTCCGTGGTGGTGCACGGTCCCGGCGGAGGCGTCGACCAGCGGGTTCTCCGCCGCCGCGTTGATCTCCACAGCCAAGGTCCGTTCCAGCGCGTCCGCCGCCTCGACGGCAGCGCCGTGCACCTGCGGATGACAACGGTGAGCGAAGGGGTCCTGGACCCGCGCCGGGACCGGCCGGTCGTCCCCGAGCAGCCGTCGCGCCTCGGGGGCCGGTCCCCCGGGGTCCTGGCGCACCGGGACCGGCCGATCGTCCCCGAGCAGCCGCCGGGTCTCGGCGGCCACGGCGGCCGGCCCTGGATGAGGTCGTCTCACGTGGACGTACTCGTGGTAAGGCTCGGTCCCCGCATGCACCGCGACCAGCGACAACGCCGCCACGACCTGCGCCGCGCGCAGCGACCGCACGATCTGGTCCCACCCCAGCACCGCCTGGCCGACGGTCAGCGCGCCGCTGCTGCAGAACGCCAGCGCGTCCCCCGGCCGCGGCCGCACCGCCGCCGGAGGGCCGCCGTGCGCGTCCGGCGTCGCGACCCAGGGCCGCTCACCGGTCAAGGTGAGGGCCGTCTCGGCGAGCGCCGTCAGGTCCCCGGTGCCGAGGGACCCGAACTCGTGGACCCGCGGCAGATACCCCGAGCCGAGCGCCTCCGCCATCGCCACGGCGAACGCGGGATCGGTGCCGCCACCCCCCGCGAGGATCTGGTTGACCCGCACCGCGAGCATGGCCCGCACCTGCTCCGGCGGCAGCACGGCCCCGATGCCTCCGGCGTGGCTGCGCAACAGACGCACCCCGTGATCGTCCCCGGCCGCGGCCTGCGTCCGGTTGGCCCCCACCCCCGTGGTCCGTCCGTAGACCGCTCGCCGTCCCGCGACCTCCTCGGCCGCCGCACGCGCCGCCGCGGCCCTGCCGAGCCCGTCCGGACACAGCCGCACCCGCACGCCGTGCCGCGCGACGCTCGCGATGTCCGCCGCCGCGACACCCGCGCCGTCCAAGGTGATCGTGCGTGCCGCCATTTCGATGAGCCCCTTTGGCCACCATACGCGCAGACATGAGGTGACATGAGGCTAGAGGCGAGGGCCGTCCGCGTGTGCTCCCGGGGGTTCGAGGAGGTCGTCCAGCGTTGTGGCGGCGTCGAACGCCTGTCGTAGCCAGAGGGTGCTCTCGTAGCTCCACGACCACAGGGTGGTGGTCACGTTCGCGGTGGTGTGGGGGACGTAGAGGGTGGTCAGCAGGCCGGTGAAGGTGAGGTGGACGGCGTCGTGCTCGGTGGCGGCCGTGCTCCAGGTGGGGGCCGGGCCGTGTTCGAGGCCGGCGGTGTCGCGGAGGTTCTCGTCGGAGAAGGTGGGGGTCGTGGTGTCGGTGTGGCGCAGGACGAGGTGGTGCCAGTCTTCGGGGGAGTTCACCTCGTACACGCGGGCCGTGGGGGAGACGGTCAGGCGTTCCTGGCGCATCGGGTAGACGGGGTCCCAGTCGCCGACGCCGTGGGACAGTTCGGCGTGCGCGCCGGAGCGGATCGGGTCGCCGGTGGCCACGGGGAGTTCGGTGGAGGTGATGACGGCGTGCGCCGGTCGTTGCGCGTACGTCTCCCAGCCGTCGTTCGGGCCGGTCGGGACGCGCAGGTCGTCGCGCCGGCGGTCGTCACGGCCGGTGAGGAGCAGTTGCGTGTGGCGGTCCAGTGGTGCCGACCACCAGGCGTTGCGGGGATCGGTGACGACCTTGGTGACCAGGTCGTGCAGGGGCCGGACCAGCGTGAGGGCCCGGGTACGCTCGGCCGCCGCGTCCCTGTACCACGGGTTGAGGTCGTGCTGCGCGGTGGTCGTCAAGGCGGTCACGGTGGCCGGCTCGGCGAGCCGGTCGGCGTCGAACCCCTGACGGCCGGCGAGGACGAACATGGCGGCCGCCATGGGGGCACGCATGAAGTCGTCGACGCGGGTGCGCGGATCGGCCATACCTGAGTATGACCTTGACCGGGGCCGTGCTCGTCCGGAGATGGGGGGCCCTCGGCGGCGGCGGGCCGACGTGGGATGTTGACAGGTATACATGCATGGAGCGGGCCGCTCGATCGCCGCCGGTCGGCGCTGAGCAGCCAGCCGGTCGGTGAGCAGTCGGTCGGGAGCAGTCGGTCGGGGACAGCCGGTCGGTGAGCAGGCGGTCAGGGCCGCGCGGCGGTTGTCACCGCGCGGCCGGAGTGACAGAAGGAGAGGACGTCATGGAGCATCAGGACAGCCGGGTGATCAGGTCACCGCGAGGAGCCGGGTTGTCCTGTCTCGGCTGGCAGCAGGAGGCGGCGTACCGCATGCTGCACAACAACCTCGACCCCGAGGTGGCCGAGCACCCCGGCAACCTGGTCGTGTACGGCGGCACGGGGAAGGCGGCGCGCGACTGGCCGTCGTTCGACGCCATCGCGCGCACCCTCCAGGGGCTCAAGGACGACGAGACGCTGCTCGTGCAGTCGGGGAAGCCGGTCGGGGTGCTGCGGACCCATGAGTGGGCCCCGCGGGTGCTGATCGCCAACTCCAATCTGGTGGGGGACTGGGCCACCTGGGAGGAATTCCGGCGGCTGGAGGCGCTCGGGCTGACCATGTACGGCCAGATGACCGCCGGGTC
The window above is part of the Sphaerisporangium rubeum genome. Proteins encoded here:
- a CDS encoding aromatic amino acid ammonia-lyase; its protein translation is MAARTITLDGAGVAAADIASVARHGVRVRLCPDGLGRAAAARAAAEEVAGRRAVYGRTTGVGANRTQAAAGDDHGVRLLRSHAGGIGAVLPPEQVRAMLAVRVNQILAGGGGTDPAFAVAMAEALGSGYLPRVHEFGSLGTGDLTALAETALTLTGERPWVATPDAHGGPPAAVRPRPGDALAFCSSGALTVGQAVLGWDQIVRSLRAAQVVAALSLVAVHAGTEPYHEYVHVRRPHPGPAAVAAETRRLLGDDRPVPVRQDPGGPAPEARRLLGDDRPVPARVQDPFAHRCHPQVHGAAVEAADALERTLAVEINAAAENPLVDASAGTVHHHGGFHLASLTLALDHLRLAVLNTAHLSAARLSSLMDPAFTGLRPFLADGPDGSSGLMVLEYSASSALAELRARAYPASLGHTAVSRGLEEHASFASQAARQTLDAGRAYRLVLACELVTAVRALRGRALSPATPAGEAFAVAAAVLDPRTGDRPLTEDVETAAGLLGRLAEI
- a CDS encoding DUF72 domain-containing protein, coding for MVLVILVGTSGWQYAHWRDVLYRSVPQRLWLERYAGSFATVENNNAFYRLPSRETFASWRDRTPDGFVMAVKASRFLTHIKRLKDPEEPVHRLLAAAEGLGPKLGPVLLQLPPTLQADPARLDECLRRFPSQVRVAVEPRHASWWTPQVRDVLTTHGATLCWADVLGRPATPLWRTAGWGYMRFHQGRATPWPSYGERSLRSWLHRLTSTWPGGDIYVYFNNDPNAAALHNAVRFAHLAESSGHRVTPTPALVPG
- a CDS encoding ATP-binding protein encodes the protein MSEMTDGVHSVYWDLPQDPAIAGKARAMAGEAVDTWGISWAHDDVVTVVGELLANALTHGEPPVRLSLWTDRRHLWVQVTDHGARRPRRLRLDVEAVHGRGMAIVAALADDTGVAPLTDSPGKAVWACWRLR
- a CDS encoding TetR/AcrR family transcriptional regulator, translating into MPRQADHDLRRRQIAQAVWRLAARGGLEDVTLRNVAAEAGVSVRLLQYYFGTRSRLLLGALEILNADAERHAKERLERLGPDPGVRAAVRMVLLELLPLDEERRNRHLVYVAYFVRFLTDPALAEAVRDTPHALEELVAGLLAQGQATGLVPPDVATGPEGAFLVAAAGGLQAGMLLGQYTAEQVVSLIDHQLGRLFG
- a CDS encoding NUDIX hydrolase family protein; the protein is MTDMTETTPGWLSPEDLESARARMPILYVDAVPVRVDDKGVVTRVGLLLRIGSDGLVSRALVSGRVLHHERVRDALMRHLEKDLGPVALPHVPASPQPFTIAEYFPTPGVTPYHDPRQHAVSLAYVVPVAGDCRPRQDALDLVWFTPEEAVSPGVQQEMTGGQGTLLKQALAFAGRLV
- the recD2 gene encoding SF1B family DNA helicase RecD2; protein product: MTVLAGPHATAVEASVERLVFVREDEYTVARVSADGVGEFVASGRALAGVQPGETVRLTGEWDRHPRHGGRLVVELCERVVPSTVRAIRLYLGSGLIRGIGPRLAHAIVSHFGEQTLTVIDTAPERLTEVINIGVTRQAQIVQAWAEQKAIAALMIVLQGFGVSPLLAAKIYQVFGDDSGEVLATDPYRLIGRVRGIAFHTADRIALRSGVPESSPRRVQAAVVDRLDSAAARDGHCFLPLPALVAAVAELVGQDDDLVHRAVDALAAERRVVVEASPSDPGQAVVYAKEQHAREVALAGHLARLLTARSTLPMRAYAEDESLDEDQRAAVNLALTSTVSVITGGPGCGKSHTLKVIAATVRAMGGTVTLAAPTGKAARRLSELTGLPATTVHRLLARRPEPEEGLLFHRSPAEADLVVVDEASMLDLHLATRLASAIPSGGHLLLVGDGDQLPSIGPGSVLADLLRVPGIPRVRLTRVFRQAQDSGIVRAAHRVRAGELPGLPGGGGFWFEELADPEQVADRVVHLATVAIPRKQSVTADRVQVLCPMRGGVTGTAELGRRLQERLNPAREGAPEHWSGPSVFRAGDRVMPIRNNYDKGVFNGETATVTAVDPQERLIEIRTDEGETVRYSFGELDELSHAYAISVHRSQGSEYPFVVAPIVAEAGGVMLRRQLLYTLVTRAKSWVVLVGDREALELAVHRTGRRRHTGLAPRLALALDG
- a CDS encoding carboxylesterase/lipase family protein, with product MNILKTGRRVPALISAVMACLVMGVPAQADTARTTDGAVVMTDAGAVRGTVATDHRRFQGIPFAAPPVGALRWVPPRPAEPWRGVRDASRPGNRCAQNADAISGLPGSASEDCLYLDVTTPRSSRGLRPVMVWVHGGGFSGGSGSDYDVRRLAVRGDVLVVTVNYRLGAFGFFGYPGLAGSGTFGLMDQQAALRWVRRNAVAFGGDPRRVTLFGQSAGGDSMCAQLASPAARGLFHRVVIQSGSCTELNVPDVMFPGVGAEYDTWKPRALAEGIGSRVASRLGCADPATALECLRRVPVADLLAPQQPPVFWSPAYGTPTLPVHPARALRDGAFNRVPVLAGTTRDEGSFFAATYPPLDETAYRGLLALSFGGDAERVAELYPAGTSPRQALGSVISDRGYACPNRRNDQLLARWVPVHGYEFADRDAPQSFEFPQPRDFPLGAYHASELPYLYDIMGLDITLTPDQRRLGDTMIGYWSRFATVGKPDVTWPPVPLVRSLEPGGVRTADLNTRHNCDFWDSLL